A single region of the Paroceanicella profunda genome encodes:
- the pdxY gene encoding pyridoxal kinase → MIRPPLVISIQSQVVHGHVGNSAALFPMQAAGLDVAAVPTVIFSNTPDYPTLRGRALPPDFFADLLLGAEERGLPGRATFLLSGYIGSVEVAELTAAFVARAKARNPGLLYLCDPVMGDSGPGLYVPEAIAAVMRDRLLPLADIATPNQFELGHLTGRPVARLADVTAAAGSLGLARGARLVATGCVLEETGPGLLESVIVAEGQVTRHPTARLPVALPGTGDLFAGLILAGLGLGDGLGAAVDRAQGLTALALERARLLGAGEVVLSDPEFRAALLGMHA, encoded by the coding sequence GTGATCCGGCCCCCGCTGGTCATCTCGATCCAGAGCCAGGTCGTCCACGGGCATGTGGGCAATTCGGCCGCGCTGTTTCCCATGCAGGCGGCCGGGCTGGACGTGGCGGCCGTGCCCACGGTGATCTTCTCCAACACGCCGGATTACCCCACCCTGCGCGGGCGGGCGCTGCCGCCGGATTTCTTCGCCGACCTGCTGCTGGGCGCCGAGGAGCGCGGGTTGCCGGGGCGCGCGACGTTCCTCCTGAGCGGCTACATCGGCTCGGTGGAGGTGGCCGAGCTCACCGCCGCCTTCGTGGCCCGGGCGAAGGCGCGCAACCCCGGCCTCCTCTACCTGTGCGACCCGGTGATGGGCGACAGCGGCCCGGGGCTCTACGTGCCCGAGGCCATCGCCGCGGTGATGCGCGACCGGCTGTTGCCGCTGGCGGACATCGCGACGCCGAACCAGTTCGAGCTCGGCCATCTCACGGGCCGCCCCGTGGCGCGGCTGGCGGACGTGACCGCGGCCGCCGGGTCTCTCGGGCTGGCCCGCGGCGCCCGGCTCGTCGCCACCGGCTGCGTGCTGGAGGAGACCGGGCCGGGCCTGCTGGAGAGCGTGATCGTCGCGGAGGGCCAGGTCACGCGACATCCGACGGCGCGGCTTCCCGTGGCCCTGCCGGGCACGGGAGACCTGTTCGCCGGGCTGATCCTGGCCGGGCTGGGCCTCGGGGACGGGCTCGGCGCGGCGGTGGACCGGGCACAAGGCCTTACCGCCCTGGCCCTGGAACGCGCCCGGCTGCTCGGCGCCGGAGAGGTGGTGCTGAGCGACCCGGAGTTCCGGGCGGCGCTGCTCGGGATGCACGCCTGA
- a CDS encoding NUDIX hydrolase, with amino-acid sequence MTALPPRAPERPVPAVLAVVLRGADVLLVQRANPPDAGLWGFPGGKIDAGETLHAAALRELREETGVEAAAPRVLTAVDVLEHDATGALRWHFVLIAVRCTWVSGTPVAADDALDARWVPLESLGQPGLPLSRDVARIAREAAARA; translated from the coding sequence ATGACCGCCCTTCCCCCCCGCGCGCCGGAGCGCCCGGTGCCGGCCGTGCTTGCCGTCGTTCTGCGCGGAGCGGACGTGCTGCTCGTGCAGCGCGCCAACCCGCCGGACGCGGGGCTCTGGGGGTTTCCCGGCGGCAAGATCGACGCCGGCGAGACCCTCCACGCCGCGGCGCTGCGCGAATTGCGCGAGGAAACCGGCGTGGAGGCCGCCGCGCCGCGGGTGCTCACCGCCGTCGATGTGCTGGAGCATGACGCTACCGGGGCGCTGCGCTGGCATTTCGTGCTGATCGCGGTGCGCTGCACCTGGGTTTCCGGCACGCCCGTCGCGGCCGATGACGCGCTGGACGCCCGCTGGGTGCCGCTCGAGAGTCTCGGCCAGCCGGGCCTGCCGCTGAGCCGGGACGTGGCGCGCATCGCCCGGGAGGCCGCGGCGCGCGCCTGA
- a CDS encoding MFS transporter, with amino-acid sequence MTTSPPPAVRPAPLAGQLARHGVHYGWVVAAVTFLTMLITAGAVGTPGVLIGPLRDEYGWSTADISSAFAVRLVLFGMIGPFAAAFMNRFGLRPVVSVALLLIGAGVLGSFAMTRLWHLVLLWGVVVGFGTGLTAMVLGATVATRWFAHRRGLVMGLLTASTATGQLVFLPLLARLTEAFGWRSGLALVLGVLLVAAIAVLALMRDRPADLGLLPYGATEPVPAVPRPASFGAMLASPLLALRSAARDRTFWVLFGTFFICGASTNGLVQTHFISLCGDYGLAAVLAASMLALVGVFDFVGTVGSGWLSDRFDSRWLLFWYYGLRGLSLIYLPFTDFSVAELSVFAVFYGLDWVATVPPTVKLVADRFGAQSTLVFGWVFAGHQLGAAFAAYGAGLSRALYASYLPAFFAAGFLCLIAALAILTLRDPRGRPLAGQPA; translated from the coding sequence ATGACCACCTCGCCCCCGCCCGCCGTCCGCCCGGCGCCGCTTGCCGGCCAGCTCGCCCGCCACGGGGTGCATTACGGCTGGGTGGTCGCGGCGGTGACCTTCCTCACCATGCTGATCACCGCGGGGGCGGTGGGCACGCCGGGGGTGCTGATCGGGCCGCTGCGCGACGAATACGGCTGGAGCACGGCCGACATCTCCTCCGCCTTCGCGGTGCGGCTGGTGCTGTTCGGGATGATCGGGCCCTTCGCGGCGGCCTTCATGAACCGTTTCGGGCTGCGGCCCGTGGTGAGCGTGGCGCTGTTGCTGATCGGGGCCGGGGTGCTCGGCTCCTTCGCCATGACGCGGCTGTGGCACCTGGTGCTGCTCTGGGGCGTGGTGGTGGGGTTCGGCACCGGGCTCACGGCCATGGTGCTGGGCGCCACGGTCGCCACGCGCTGGTTCGCGCACAGGCGGGGCCTGGTGATGGGGCTGCTCACCGCCAGCACGGCAACGGGGCAGCTGGTGTTCCTGCCGCTGCTCGCGCGGCTGACGGAGGCTTTCGGCTGGCGCAGCGGGCTGGCGCTGGTGCTTGGCGTGCTGCTCGTCGCGGCCATTGCCGTGCTGGCCCTGATGCGCGACCGGCCGGCGGACCTGGGCCTGCTGCCCTATGGCGCCACGGAGCCGGTGCCGGCCGTGCCGCGCCCGGCGAGCTTCGGCGCCATGCTGGCCTCGCCGCTGTTGGCGCTGCGCAGTGCGGCGCGGGACCGGACCTTCTGGGTGCTGTTCGGCACGTTCTTCATCTGCGGGGCCTCCACCAACGGGCTGGTGCAGACGCATTTCATCTCGCTGTGCGGCGATTACGGCCTCGCGGCGGTGCTGGCGGCCAGCATGCTGGCGCTGGTGGGGGTGTTCGATTTCGTCGGCACGGTGGGCTCCGGCTGGCTGTCGGACCGGTTCGACAGCCGCTGGCTGCTGTTCTGGTACTACGGGCTGCGCGGCCTGTCGCTGATCTACCTGCCCTTCACGGATTTCTCCGTGGCGGAACTCTCGGTCTTCGCCGTGTTCTACGGGCTGGACTGGGTCGCGACCGTGCCGCCCACGGTGAAGCTGGTGGCGGACCGGTTCGGCGCGCAGTCCACGCTGGTGTTCGGCTGGGTGTTCGCCGGCCACCAGCTGGGCGCCGCCTTCGCGGCCTACGGCGCCGGCCTGAGCCGCGCGCTCTACGCCAGTTACCTGCCGGCCTTCTTCGCCGCCGGCTTCCTGTGCCTCATCGCGGCACTTGCCATCCTCACCCTGCGCGACCCGCGCGGCAGACCCCTTGCCGGCCAGCCCGCCTGA
- a CDS encoding MarR family winged helix-turn-helix transcriptional regulator, with translation MSYECYPTLLRAATRRLAALYDEALAPFGVNIAQFSLLRMIRHAQPVSLTDLGHRAQLDRSTVGRNVRVLERMELVSAGRGKDDQRQALISLTGAGEELLKRTGPVWRERQASIETRIGAEKITALRDILDTL, from the coding sequence ATGAGTTATGAATGCTACCCCACTCTGCTCCGCGCCGCGACGCGCAGGCTGGCCGCCCTCTATGACGAGGCGCTGGCGCCGTTCGGCGTCAACATCGCCCAGTTCTCGCTGCTCAGGATGATCCGCCATGCCCAGCCGGTCAGCCTCACCGACCTCGGCCATCGCGCCCAGCTCGACCGCTCGACGGTGGGGCGCAATGTTCGGGTGCTCGAACGCATGGAGCTGGTCAGCGCCGGGCGCGGCAAGGACGACCAGCGGCAGGCCCTCATCTCCCTCACCGGAGCGGGGGAGGAGCTGCTCAAACGCACCGGCCCGGTGTGGCGCGAGCGCCAGGCCAGCATCGAAACCCGCATCGGGGCGGAGAAGATCACCGCCCTGCGAGACATCCTCGACACGCTCTGA
- a CDS encoding ROK family transcriptional regulator: MPGETIQTAKDRLRSAVGNNPGRSRSHNRRVVLDLLRSHGQLGRKQLADMTRLTTQAVANIIEELLAENLLIDLGRRRSGRGQPPIQFALNPDGAITIGIEISVTDLATAVLDLGGNLRHARRIPVADARPAALLPLIEAQVDALRASFPAALMGVGVVMPGPFEIEGLSGVGPTTLPGWAGTDIAARLAERLGVPVRVENDANAAAVGETLFGAGQALSDFCLIYFGAGIGLGIISSNQPLRGAFGNAGEIGHVVVSPGGRPCQCGQSGCLERYASLHALREHLAAADRPADFAALEEMQRRGDPLLAEWVEMAAAHLSIMVGLLENILDPETVILGGALPDSLIEALIARLRPGPSVSNRSDRHLPRVTRGQTGQMTAALGAAALPFFDALMPRLDLSEKPARGEEQQAGLARPA; this comes from the coding sequence ATGCCCGGCGAGACGATCCAGACCGCGAAGGACAGGCTCCGCAGCGCGGTCGGCAACAACCCCGGCCGCAGCCGCAGCCACAACCGGCGCGTGGTGCTGGACCTGTTGCGCAGCCATGGCCAGCTCGGCCGCAAGCAGCTGGCCGACATGACCCGGCTCACCACGCAGGCGGTGGCCAACATCATCGAGGAGCTTCTGGCGGAGAACCTGCTGATCGACCTCGGCCGCCGGCGCTCCGGGCGCGGGCAGCCGCCGATCCAGTTCGCGCTGAACCCCGACGGCGCCATCACCATCGGTATCGAGATCTCCGTCACCGACCTCGCCACCGCGGTGCTGGACCTGGGCGGCAACCTGCGCCATGCCCGGCGCATCCCGGTGGCCGATGCCCGGCCGGCGGCGCTGCTGCCGCTGATCGAGGCGCAGGTGGACGCGCTGCGCGCCAGCTTCCCCGCCGCGCTGATGGGCGTGGGCGTGGTGATGCCCGGGCCCTTCGAGATCGAGGGCCTGTCCGGCGTCGGGCCCACCACGCTGCCGGGCTGGGCAGGCACCGACATCGCGGCCCGGCTGGCGGAGCGGCTCGGCGTTCCGGTGCGCGTGGAGAATGACGCGAACGCCGCCGCCGTGGGCGAGACGCTGTTCGGCGCGGGCCAGGCGCTGTCGGATTTCTGCCTGATCTATTTCGGGGCCGGCATCGGGCTGGGCATCATTTCCAGCAACCAGCCGCTGCGCGGTGCCTTCGGCAATGCCGGGGAGATCGGCCACGTGGTGGTGTCACCGGGCGGGCGGCCCTGTCAGTGCGGCCAGTCCGGCTGCCTGGAGCGCTACGCCTCCCTGCACGCGCTGCGCGAGCATCTCGCCGCCGCCGACCGCCCGGCCGATTTCGCCGCGCTGGAGGAGATGCAGCGCCGGGGAGACCCGCTGCTCGCCGAATGGGTGGAGATGGCCGCCGCGCATCTGAGCATCATGGTCGGCCTGCTGGAGAACATCCTCGACCCCGAGACGGTGATCCTGGGTGGCGCCCTGCCCGATTCGCTGATCGAGGCGCTGATCGCCCGGCTGCGACCCGGCCCCTCGGTCTCGAACCGCAGCGACCGCCACCTGCCGCGCGTCACCCGGGGGCAGACCGGGCAGATGACCGCCGCGCTTGGCGCCGCCGCCCTGCCCTTCTTCGACGCGCTGATGCCGCGGCTGGACCTCTCGGAAAAGCCGGCCCGCGGCGAGGAGCAGCAAGCCGGGCTCGCCCGCCCGGCCTGA
- a CDS encoding GntR family transcriptional regulator: MAEVLHRQLAERLRGRITSGDWPVGERLPPEVELAAALEVSRSTLRQALGELEAAGLVQRRKRAGTTVIAREPAQSFRMTTTGFNEVLSLSRETALEITGQRHVADGTVALLEGLLSGTGHWLEVTGQRRIEGQATPFNWSRIYVPGRYAGIGPGLERPVGSVYGVIEAMFGVRVGRVNQSVTATPCPGAIARGMGLEPGAPVTRIIARLYDREDGLIEVSHALFDPARFQVNTDVRIS; encoded by the coding sequence AGGCAGCTCGCCGAGCGGCTGCGCGGCCGCATCACCTCGGGCGACTGGCCGGTGGGCGAGCGCCTGCCGCCGGAGGTGGAGCTGGCCGCGGCACTGGAGGTGAGCCGCTCCACCCTGCGCCAGGCGCTGGGGGAGCTGGAGGCCGCGGGCCTCGTCCAGCGCCGCAAGCGCGCCGGTACCACGGTCATCGCGCGCGAACCGGCGCAGAGCTTCCGCATGACCACCACCGGCTTCAACGAGGTGCTCAGCCTCAGCCGGGAAACCGCGCTGGAGATCACCGGCCAGCGCCACGTGGCCGACGGCACGGTGGCGCTGCTCGAGGGCCTGCTGAGCGGCACCGGCCACTGGCTGGAGGTGACGGGCCAGCGCCGCATCGAGGGGCAGGCCACGCCGTTCAACTGGTCACGGATCTACGTGCCCGGGCGATACGCCGGCATCGGGCCGGGGCTGGAGCGGCCCGTGGGCTCGGTCTACGGCGTGATCGAGGCGATGTTCGGCGTGCGGGTGGGGCGGGTGAACCAGTCCGTCACCGCCACGCCCTGTCCCGGCGCCATCGCGCGCGGCATGGGGCTGGAGCCGGGCGCGCCCGTCACCCGGATCATCGCCCGGCTCTATGACCGCGAGGACGGGCTCATCGAGGTATCCCACGCACTGTTCGACCCCGCGCGCTTCCAGGTGAACACCGATGTCCGCATCTCCTGA
- a CDS encoding thiolase family protein — translation MTTRDIILAHPVRTAIGAYNGTLKGTPATDLGATVVRETLRRAGLDPAEVGTAILGNVVQAGNRMNPARQAAIGGGLPVSVPALTVNRVCGSGAQAILSAAQEIASGDSDAAVAGGMENMDRAPYLMDGGRWGYRMGPAELHDSMLTDGLNDAFSGAHSGWHTEDLVSAMQITREDQDRFAARSQQRFAAARDAGHFAAEIVAVEVKGRKGTESFSLDEAPRPDTTVETLSRLRPAFRPEGTITAGNAPGLNSAAAAMIVAERGFAEAKGIVPMARLAGAGVAAVEPGMFGLGPVPAVRRALAKAGWALGDIERIEINEAFAAVPIAVARELGLPEDIVNVEGGAIAHGHPIGATGAILTTRLLHAMRRDGLRRGMVTLCIGGGQGIALALEVL, via the coding sequence ATGACCACACGCGACATCATTCTCGCCCATCCCGTGCGCACCGCGATCGGCGCCTACAACGGCACGCTCAAGGGCACGCCGGCCACCGACCTCGGCGCCACCGTGGTGCGCGAAACCCTGCGGCGCGCCGGGCTGGACCCGGCGGAGGTGGGCACCGCCATCCTGGGCAACGTGGTGCAGGCCGGCAACCGGATGAACCCGGCCCGCCAGGCCGCGATCGGCGGCGGGCTGCCGGTCTCGGTGCCGGCGCTGACGGTGAACCGGGTCTGCGGCTCCGGCGCGCAGGCGATCCTGAGCGCGGCGCAGGAGATCGCTTCCGGCGACAGCGACGCCGCGGTGGCCGGCGGCATGGAGAACATGGACCGCGCCCCCTACCTGATGGACGGCGGCCGCTGGGGCTACCGCATGGGCCCGGCGGAACTCCATGACAGCATGCTCACCGACGGGCTGAACGACGCCTTCTCCGGCGCGCATTCCGGCTGGCACACCGAGGACCTGGTGAGCGCGATGCAGATCACCCGCGAGGACCAGGACCGCTTCGCCGCCCGCTCGCAGCAGCGCTTCGCCGCCGCGCGCGACGCGGGGCATTTCGCGGCCGAGATCGTCGCCGTGGAGGTGAAGGGCCGCAAGGGCACCGAGAGCTTCAGCCTGGACGAGGCGCCGCGCCCGGACACCACGGTGGAGACCCTCTCGCGCCTGCGCCCGGCCTTCCGGCCCGAGGGCACCATCACCGCGGGCAACGCGCCGGGGCTCAACAGCGCGGCCGCGGCGATGATCGTCGCCGAGCGGGGCTTCGCGGAGGCGAAGGGCATCGTGCCGATGGCCCGGCTGGCCGGCGCCGGCGTGGCGGCGGTGGAGCCGGGGATGTTCGGCCTCGGCCCGGTGCCCGCGGTGCGCAGGGCTCTGGCGAAGGCGGGCTGGGCGCTCGGCGACATCGAGCGCATCGAGATCAACGAGGCCTTCGCCGCCGTGCCCATCGCCGTCGCCCGGGAGCTGGGCCTGCCGGAGGATATCGTGAACGTGGAGGGTGGCGCCATCGCCCACGGCCACCCGATCGGCGCGACCGGCGCGATTCTGACCACCCGCCTGCTGCACGCCATGCGGCGCGACGGCCTGCGCCGGGGCATGGTCACGCTGTGCATCGGCGGCGGCCAGGGCATCGCCCTCGCGCTCGAAGTGCTCTGA
- a CDS encoding glycoside hydrolase family 9 protein, with the protein MATEAAAGSQPGVFTFDRFDTWAGGYAAYAQFTASEALDHWTFVIDVGATISGIWNARIVSHVGTLYTISNQAWNGALAAAETLEFGFQADGGPPGPEVISINGVPYEDTPPPETLPVVSLTRAKAAEDDGTAHMRVSLSEAANHDVTVKWAFGRGTAGEEDHTRPGTRLVTIRAGETEAWIPIGLVDDTLAEGNERLWIKLVTAEGAEIGKEKAPLLIIDDELPSVRLINTEVNEEDGTARLRVTLSQASDEDVVVRWKVTARGTASDDDHEMGQTTHRVTIKAGATEAFVKIDLVDDEIPEANETLKVKILSASGLGIDKAWATLTIHDGDTLPDDGVPFAAADYGEALGLSMQFYYAQYSGDLPEDFPVDWRGDSALSDGADVGRDLTGGWYDAGDHVKFGLPMASSATLLAWGASDYAEGYKASGTYDDILTHLAWVTDYFLRAYDDKGTETLADDVFYAQVGNGAADHAYWGAPEDMTMARPAYAVTARTPGTEVTAETAAALAASSIVFREAGRTAYADELLDTAKQLFAFSEAYQGSYTAAVPDAADFYNSWSGYQDELAWSAAWLNRATGEAAYLDKAQAWYTASGTTWGLSWDNKSMGTAALLAAAPGGSSAYADLGAHIDYWMNSLPRTPGTDTNGGLAWLDAWGSNRYAANTAFLAMEYADLTEARGGSQARIDAVVDFAADQLDYMLGDNPDGQSYVVGFGEDYPLNPHHRGASGTDSDSDPAANAHTLYGALVGGPDVNGAYADLRTDYVANEVATDYNAGFSSALAALIAEHDLN; encoded by the coding sequence ATGGCAACTGAAGCAGCGGCCGGCAGCCAGCCCGGCGTGTTCACCTTCGACCGGTTCGACACCTGGGCAGGCGGTTACGCCGCCTACGCGCAGTTCACCGCGTCCGAGGCGCTTGACCACTGGACCTTCGTGATCGACGTGGGCGCGACCATCTCCGGCATCTGGAATGCGCGGATCGTCTCGCACGTCGGCACGCTCTACACCATTTCGAACCAGGCCTGGAACGGCGCGCTCGCGGCGGCGGAGACGCTGGAATTCGGCTTCCAGGCCGATGGCGGCCCGCCCGGCCCGGAGGTGATCAGCATCAACGGCGTCCCCTACGAGGACACGCCCCCGCCCGAAACGCTGCCGGTGGTGAGCCTCACGCGCGCCAAGGCGGCCGAGGATGACGGCACCGCGCACATGCGCGTCAGCCTCTCGGAGGCCGCCAATCACGACGTGACGGTGAAATGGGCCTTCGGCCGCGGCACCGCCGGGGAGGAGGACCATACCCGCCCCGGGACCCGCCTCGTGACCATCCGCGCCGGCGAGACCGAGGCCTGGATCCCCATCGGCCTGGTGGACGACACGCTGGCGGAGGGCAACGAACGCCTCTGGATCAAGCTGGTCACGGCGGAGGGCGCGGAGATCGGCAAGGAGAAGGCCCCGCTCCTGATCATCGATGACGAACTGCCCTCCGTGCGCCTCATCAACACCGAGGTGAACGAGGAGGACGGCACCGCGCGCCTGCGCGTCACCCTCTCGCAGGCGAGCGACGAGGACGTGGTGGTGCGCTGGAAGGTCACCGCGCGCGGCACCGCCTCCGACGACGACCACGAGATGGGCCAGACCACCCACCGGGTGACCATCAAGGCCGGCGCCACGGAGGCCTTCGTGAAGATCGACCTCGTCGATGACGAGATCCCGGAGGCGAACGAGACCCTGAAGGTCAAGATCCTCTCGGCCTCCGGCCTGGGCATCGACAAGGCCTGGGCTACCCTCACCATCCATGACGGCGACACGCTGCCGGACGACGGCGTGCCCTTCGCCGCCGCCGACTACGGTGAGGCGCTTGGGCTGTCGATGCAGTTCTACTACGCGCAGTATTCGGGGGATCTGCCGGAGGATTTCCCCGTCGACTGGCGCGGGGACAGCGCGCTGTCGGATGGCGCGGACGTCGGGCGCGACCTCACCGGCGGCTGGTATGACGCGGGCGATCACGTGAAGTTCGGCCTGCCGATGGCCTCCTCCGCCACGCTCCTGGCCTGGGGCGCGTCGGACTACGCCGAGGGCTACAAGGCGAGCGGCACCTATGACGACATCCTCACCCATCTCGCATGGGTGACCGATTACTTCCTGCGCGCCTATGACGACAAGGGCACCGAGACCCTGGCCGATGACGTGTTCTACGCCCAGGTCGGCAACGGCGCCGCCGATCACGCCTACTGGGGCGCCCCCGAGGACATGACCATGGCGCGCCCCGCCTATGCGGTCACGGCCCGGACCCCCGGCACGGAGGTGACGGCGGAGACGGCCGCCGCGCTGGCCGCGAGCTCCATCGTGTTCCGCGAGGCCGGCCGCACCGCCTATGCGGATGAGCTTCTGGACACCGCGAAGCAGCTCTTCGCCTTCTCCGAGGCCTATCAGGGCAGCTACACCGCCGCCGTGCCCGACGCCGCGGATTTCTACAATTCCTGGAGCGGCTATCAGGACGAACTGGCCTGGAGCGCGGCCTGGCTGAACCGGGCCACCGGCGAGGCCGCCTATCTGGACAAGGCGCAGGCCTGGTACACCGCCAGCGGTACCACCTGGGGGCTGTCCTGGGACAACAAGTCCATGGGCACCGCCGCGCTGCTGGCCGCGGCCCCGGGCGGCAGCAGCGCCTACGCCGATCTCGGCGCGCATATCGACTACTGGATGAACAGCCTGCCCCGCACCCCGGGCACGGACACGAACGGTGGCCTCGCCTGGCTCGACGCCTGGGGCTCGAACCGCTACGCGGCGAACACCGCCTTCCTGGCGATGGAATACGCCGACCTCACCGAGGCGCGGGGTGGCTCGCAGGCGCGCATCGACGCGGTGGTGGATTTCGCCGCCGACCAGCTCGACTACATGCTGGGAGACAATCCGGACGGGCAGAGCTATGTCGTCGGCTTCGGCGAGGATTACCCGCTCAACCCGCACCACCGCGGCGCCTCCGGCACCGACAGCGACTCCGACCCCGCCGCCAACGCGCACACGCTCTACGGCGCGCTGGTCGGCGGGCCGGACGTGAACGGCGCCTACGCCGACCTGCGGACGGACTATGTCGCGAACGAGGTGGCGACGGATTACAACGCCGGCTTCTCCTCCGCCCTCGCGGCCCTGATCGCGGAGCATGATCTGAACTAG
- a CDS encoding aldo/keto reductase has protein sequence MKHRSFGRTGLRVSQIALGTANFGTRWGHGADAETSAAIFNAYAEAGGAFIDTADIYQFGESEETLAGLLAGRRDMFVLATKFTNGAVPGAGRLVTGNSRQAMVASVEASLKRLKTDRIDLLWVHHPDGITPSEEIVRGLDDLARAGKILYAGLSNFPAWRLARAVTLAEMTRAVPIAAAQFEHSLVHRLAEEDTFPAARALGLGMVTWSPLGGGLLTGKYRAGETGRAEALGGRVFQAENTSQRSAIVDTVLDIARETGASPDQVAIAWAGSHGAVPLIGPRSFAQLTSNLGALTVELSGAQLARLDTVSATGPTSEAPRAGAPWDGVETATAPVA, from the coding sequence ATGAAACATCGCAGTTTCGGCCGCACCGGCCTCCGGGTTTCGCAGATCGCGCTGGGAACCGCCAATTTCGGCACCCGCTGGGGCCACGGCGCCGACGCCGAGACCAGCGCCGCGATCTTCAACGCCTACGCCGAGGCCGGCGGCGCCTTCATCGACACCGCGGATATCTACCAGTTCGGAGAATCCGAGGAGACGCTCGCCGGCCTGCTCGCCGGGCGCCGGGACATGTTCGTGCTGGCCACCAAGTTCACCAACGGCGCGGTGCCGGGGGCCGGGCGGCTGGTGACCGGCAACAGCCGGCAGGCGATGGTGGCCTCGGTGGAGGCCAGCCTGAAGCGGCTGAAGACCGACAGGATCGACCTTCTCTGGGTGCACCACCCGGACGGGATCACCCCGTCGGAGGAGATCGTGCGCGGCCTCGACGACCTCGCCCGGGCGGGCAAGATCCTCTACGCGGGCCTGTCGAACTTCCCGGCCTGGCGGCTGGCACGGGCGGTCACCCTGGCGGAGATGACCCGCGCCGTGCCAATCGCGGCGGCGCAGTTCGAGCACAGCCTGGTCCACCGCCTCGCCGAGGAGGACACCTTCCCCGCCGCGCGCGCGCTCGGGCTGGGCATGGTCACCTGGTCCCCGTTGGGCGGCGGCCTGCTCACCGGGAAGTACCGCGCGGGCGAAACCGGCCGGGCCGAGGCCCTCGGCGGCCGGGTGTTCCAGGCCGAGAACACCAGCCAGCGCAGCGCCATCGTCGACACCGTGCTGGACATCGCGCGCGAGACCGGCGCCAGCCCGGACCAGGTCGCCATCGCCTGGGCGGGCAGCCACGGCGCGGTGCCGCTCATCGGGCCGCGCAGCTTCGCCCAGCTCACCAGCAATCTCGGGGCCCTCACGGTGGAGCTTTCGGGCGCGCAGCTCGCGCGCCTCGACACGGTGAGCGCGACGGGCCCCACCTCGGAGGCTCCGCGCGCCGGCGCCCCCTGGGACGGCGTGGAAACCGCAACCGCACCGGTGGCCTGA
- a CDS encoding SDR family NAD(P)-dependent oxidoreductase produces the protein MSASPEGGLRTLVTGGAGALGQGIVRALEGRGDRVICLDRTAPAEGAHICADLADPGSVQAAMAEVAARFGGLDVLVHTAGILRPAAFLDISEGDMRAHLDVNVMGALRVCQPAARMMIGSGGGRIVLVTSIHGQVGVPERGAYAASKGAVAALARVMAVELAQHRIRVNVLAPGAVNAGMTPDPATRGGWVAATPSKRVAHMEEIARVAAMLTSEDASFINGQIIAVDGGASTLRVFGP, from the coding sequence ATGTCCGCATCTCCTGAGGGCGGGCTGCGCACCCTGGTCACCGGCGGCGCCGGGGCGCTGGGGCAGGGGATCGTCCGCGCGCTGGAGGGGCGGGGCGATCGGGTGATCTGCCTCGATCGCACCGCCCCCGCCGAGGGCGCCCACATCTGCGCCGACCTCGCGGACCCCGGCTCCGTCCAGGCGGCGATGGCGGAGGTGGCGGCGCGCTTCGGCGGGCTGGACGTGCTCGTCCATACCGCCGGCATCCTGCGCCCCGCCGCCTTCCTCGACATCAGCGAAGGCGACATGCGGGCGCATCTCGACGTGAACGTGATGGGGGCGCTGCGCGTCTGCCAGCCGGCGGCGCGGATGATGATCGGCTCGGGCGGCGGGCGCATCGTGCTCGTCACCTCCATCCACGGCCAGGTCGGCGTGCCGGAGCGCGGGGCCTACGCGGCTTCCAAGGGCGCTGTGGCGGCGCTGGCGCGGGTGATGGCGGTGGAACTGGCGCAGCACCGCATCCGGGTGAACGTGCTCGCGCCCGGCGCGGTGAACGCCGGGATGACACCGGACCCGGCCACCCGCGGCGGCTGGGTGGCGGCAACGCCCAGCAAGCGCGTGGCCCACATGGAGGAGATCGCCCGCGTGGCGGCGATGCTCACCTCCGAGGATGCGAGCTTCATCAACGGCCAGATCATCGCGGTGGACGGCGGCGCCAGCACCCTGCGGGTCTTCGGCCCCTGA